The following proteins come from a genomic window of Achromobacter sp. AONIH1:
- a CDS encoding ABC transporter permease subunit has protein sequence MFELFSNRTRPSSLSRSAPNRWDWGLLPLVLAILALMAYGASQMSRPFAVGEELPISLDPVYLPYYLLRTILRMFTALAFSLLFSFVFAAIAAKYRTAEKAMVPMLDILQSVPILGFQAIAIAPFIALFPGNLLGVECAAIFAIFTSQAWNMAFSLYQSMRTVPPELHEAARVFRLSGWQRFWRLELPYATPGLLWNMMISMSGGWFFLVAAEAISVAGQDIKLPGIGSYIAVAIESENGAAIAWAILAMMAGILLYDQLFFRPLLAWADKFRFEESQGDAAQQSWLLDWTRRSRWMMALSNRFWARMRRALGWFSVPYDGTSIRARAKAPDPRWSRVWDSLLAAGALLATYKLVVFVHEDVGWSEVLHVVGLGGITLARVLLLIGLASLFWVPVAVWIGLRPKYSQKVQAVAQFLAAFPVNLLFPLVVFVMVAWKLNPDIWLSPLMVFGTQWYILFNVVAGASTIPNELRLASANLGLKGWLLWRRVYLPAVFPSFITGAITASGGSWNASIVSEYVSWGDTSLMATGLGSYIKQMTEQGDFHRIALGIGVMCVFVMLLNRFFWRKLYLLAQDQGR, from the coding sequence ATGTTCGAGCTGTTCAGCAACCGGACCCGCCCGTCATCCCTGTCCCGCTCGGCGCCCAATCGATGGGACTGGGGCCTGCTGCCGCTGGTGCTGGCGATCCTGGCGCTGATGGCCTACGGCGCCTCGCAGATGAGCCGGCCCTTCGCCGTGGGCGAGGAACTGCCGATCTCGCTGGATCCGGTCTATCTGCCGTATTACCTGCTGCGCACCATCCTGCGCATGTTCACGGCGCTGGCGTTCTCGCTGCTGTTCAGCTTCGTCTTCGCCGCCATCGCGGCCAAGTACCGGACGGCGGAAAAGGCCATGGTCCCGATGCTGGACATCCTGCAATCGGTGCCCATCCTGGGTTTCCAGGCCATCGCCATCGCGCCCTTCATCGCGCTATTTCCCGGCAACCTGCTGGGCGTGGAATGCGCCGCCATCTTCGCCATCTTCACCTCGCAGGCCTGGAACATGGCGTTCAGCCTGTACCAGTCCATGCGCACGGTGCCGCCCGAGCTGCACGAGGCGGCGCGCGTGTTCCGGCTGTCGGGCTGGCAGCGTTTCTGGCGGCTTGAGCTGCCCTATGCCACGCCGGGCCTGCTGTGGAACATGATGATATCCATGTCGGGCGGCTGGTTCTTCCTGGTGGCGGCCGAGGCCATTTCGGTGGCGGGCCAGGACATCAAGCTGCCCGGCATCGGTTCCTACATCGCGGTGGCCATCGAATCGGAGAACGGCGCCGCCATCGCCTGGGCCATCCTGGCCATGATGGCCGGCATCCTGCTGTACGACCAGCTGTTCTTCCGCCCGCTGCTGGCCTGGGCCGACAAGTTCCGCTTCGAGGAATCGCAGGGCGACGCCGCGCAGCAGTCCTGGCTGCTGGACTGGACCCGCCGCAGCCGCTGGATGATGGCGCTGTCGAACCGCTTCTGGGCGCGCATGCGCCGGGCGCTGGGCTGGTTCAGCGTGCCGTATGACGGCACCTCGATCCGCGCCCGCGCCAAGGCGCCCGATCCGCGCTGGTCGCGCGTCTGGGATTCGCTGCTGGCCGCCGGCGCGCTGCTGGCGACCTACAAGCTGGTGGTCTTCGTGCACGAGGACGTGGGCTGGAGCGAGGTGCTGCACGTGGTGGGCCTGGGCGGCATCACGCTCGCGCGCGTGCTGCTGCTGATCGGGCTGGCCTCGCTGTTCTGGGTGCCGGTGGCGGTCTGGATCGGGCTGCGGCCGAAGTATTCGCAGAAAGTCCAGGCCGTGGCGCAGTTCCTGGCCGCCTTCCCGGTCAACCTGCTGTTCCCGCTGGTGGTCTTCGTGATGGTGGCCTGGAAGCTGAATCCGGACATCTGGCTGAGCCCGCTGATGGTGTTCGGCACCCAGTGGTACATCCTGTTCAACGTGGTGGCGGGCGCGTCCACCATTCCCAACGAACTGCGACTGGCCTCGGCCAACCTCGGGCTGAAGGGCTGGCTGTTGTGGCGCCGGGTCTATCTGCCAGCCGTGTTCCCCAGCTTCATCACCGGCGCCATCACCGCCAGCGGCGGCTCGTGGAACGCCAGCATCGTGTCCGAGTATGTGAGCTGGGGCGACACCTCGCTGATGGCCACCGGCCTGGGCAGCTACATCAAGCAGATGACCGAGCAGGGCGACTTCCACCGCATCGCGCTGGGCATCGGCGTGATGTGCGTGTTCGTCATGCTGCTGAACCGGTTCTTCTGGCGCAAGCTCTATCTGTTGGCCCAGGACCAGGGCCGCTAG
- a CDS encoding oxidative damage protection protein produces the protein MARTVNCLKLKREAEGLDYPPYPGELGTRIWQSISKEAWEEWKQVQTRLVNENRLNLADSRARKYLQQQMERFLFEDGSVEAQGYVPPSA, from the coding sequence ATGGCCCGTACCGTCAACTGTTTGAAATTGAAGCGTGAAGCCGAGGGACTGGACTATCCGCCCTATCCCGGCGAGCTGGGCACGCGCATCTGGCAAAGCATCTCGAAGGAAGCCTGGGAAGAGTGGAAGCAGGTGCAGACGCGCCTGGTCAATGAAAACCGCCTGAACCTGGCCGACTCGCGCGCCCGCAAGTACCTGCAGCAGCAGATGGAACGTTTCCTGTTCGAAGACGGCAGCGTCGAAGCCCAGGGCTACGTGCCGCCCTCGGCCTGA
- the hrpA gene encoding ATP-dependent RNA helicase HrpA — protein MSESSRPRAPQAARGPGSPDAPASGGARPARAPRAERGERTERTERTERTERAERAAPADRPERPIPVVTYPEDLPVSARRQEIARAIAAHQVVIVSGETGSGKTTQLPKICLELGRGRRKMIGHTQPRRLAATSVAKRIAEELNTPMGEVVGYQVRFNDRTGPNAAIKLMTDGILLAESQRDPLLRRYDTIIIDEAHERSLNIDFLLGYLKQLLPRRPDLKVIITSATIDAERFARHFGAAEDKPAPVIEVSGRLYPVELRYRPVRQELAEDEDAPAPARPARERERDRERMSGDEERDLIDAIVDAVDECARHGPGDVLVFLPGEREIRESAEALRKHHPVGTEVLPLYARLSQAEQEQIFHPRGNARRVVLATNVAETSLTVPGIRYVVDSGLARVKRYSWRNKVEQLRIEPVSRASANQRAGRCGRVGPGVCIRLYDEQDFNARAPFTDPEVLRSSLASVILRMKALKLDDIEQFPFVEAPPGRAVADGYHLLQELGAIEQSAADDGAEAASGASFTLTRSGQELAKLPVDPRIGRMILAARDQQCLAEMLIIASALSVQDPRDRPMQEREAAEAAHAKFADDKSEFISFLKLWRWYGEQVQHKGSQRKLVALLRQNFLSPIRLREWHDVHTQLSALVGEQGWRVNQTEATFEQLHLALLSGLLGNIGFKSDEGGHYQGAREIRFHIHPGSRLVKKAGRWVVAAELVETTRLYARCVARIEPTWLERVAEHLLRKNWSDPRWEKKAGQVVANERATLYGLTIYTGRRIHYGRVNPSHARELFIRQALVPGEIDTRLAFVAHNRKLIAGIEKLEHQTRRPDILVDDELIYAFYDRQLPADISQTATLEKWVSGLDKAAAAKLMLTRDELMRHEAAGVTTEVFPKKVEWQGVSMALDYHFEPGSPRDGVTLSVPLFALNQLDPARCEWLVPGMLKEKVHLLLKSLPQKLRRHCVPLPDYAAGFYERWFERLAEPPSGLVDAVIADMWDQVQVRPAQADFKLETLPAHLFMNFRVVDEHGRMLAAGRNLAQLRAEFGKQAQATFQQLAARDTEVAQALAHENLTGWTFGPLPEIMEIKRGGQSVIGYPALVDKGAHCDLDVFDDPDEARKHHRAGLLKLFRLGLREQVKFLEKNLADLTKISMLYMTLGTQEELRDQIIDCALGQACLAEPWPVNQQQFEARRADGKGRLGLLAQEVARLAGAVLTEYAALQRKLPQAKPHAAAYADLQQQLGALMPKWFIRDTPYAQLSHYPRYLKAAVARIDKLRADPARDAKLVAEMAPLLTQYQRARSALKGAPDPRLDEFRWLLEELRVALFAQELRTPMPVSVKRLMKSWESIKR, from the coding sequence ATGTCTGAATCATCCCGTCCGCGCGCGCCGCAAGCGGCCCGTGGCCCCGGCAGCCCCGACGCGCCCGCGTCCGGCGGCGCCCGTCCCGCGCGCGCGCCGCGCGCCGAGCGCGGCGAACGTACAGAACGCACCGAACGCACCGAACGCACCGAACGCGCCGAACGCGCCGCGCCGGCGGACCGTCCCGAGCGGCCCATTCCCGTCGTCACCTATCCCGAGGATCTGCCCGTCAGCGCCCGGCGGCAGGAGATCGCGCGCGCCATCGCGGCCCATCAGGTCGTGATCGTCAGCGGCGAGACCGGCTCGGGCAAGACCACGCAGCTGCCCAAGATCTGCCTGGAACTGGGACGCGGCCGCCGCAAGATGATCGGCCACACCCAGCCGCGCCGCCTGGCCGCGACCTCGGTGGCCAAGCGCATCGCCGAGGAACTGAACACGCCGATGGGCGAGGTGGTCGGCTACCAGGTGCGCTTCAATGACCGCACCGGCCCCAACGCGGCCATCAAGCTGATGACCGACGGCATCCTGCTGGCCGAGTCGCAGCGCGACCCGCTGCTGCGTCGCTACGACACCATCATCATCGACGAGGCGCACGAGCGCAGCCTCAACATCGATTTTCTGCTGGGCTACCTGAAGCAGCTGCTGCCGAGGCGGCCGGACCTGAAGGTCATCATCACCTCGGCCACCATCGACGCCGAACGCTTCGCGCGCCATTTCGGCGCGGCCGAGGACAAGCCGGCGCCGGTGATCGAGGTGTCGGGCCGGCTGTACCCGGTCGAGCTGCGCTACCGTCCGGTGCGCCAGGAGCTGGCCGAGGACGAGGACGCGCCGGCGCCCGCGCGGCCGGCCCGCGAGCGCGAACGGGACCGTGAGCGCATGTCCGGCGACGAGGAGCGCGACCTGATCGACGCCATCGTCGACGCGGTCGATGAGTGCGCGCGCCACGGCCCGGGCGACGTGCTGGTGTTCCTGCCCGGCGAGCGCGAGATCCGCGAATCGGCCGAGGCGCTGCGCAAGCATCACCCGGTCGGCACCGAGGTGCTGCCGCTGTATGCGCGCCTGTCGCAGGCCGAGCAGGAGCAGATCTTCCATCCGCGCGGCAACGCGCGCCGCGTGGTGCTGGCCACCAACGTGGCCGAGACCTCGCTGACCGTGCCGGGCATCCGCTACGTGGTCGACAGCGGCCTGGCGCGGGTCAAGCGCTATTCCTGGCGCAACAAGGTCGAGCAGCTGCGCATCGAGCCGGTCAGCCGGGCCTCGGCCAATCAGCGCGCCGGCCGTTGCGGCCGGGTCGGGCCGGGCGTCTGCATCCGCCTTTACGACGAGCAGGACTTCAACGCGCGCGCGCCTTTCACCGATCCCGAAGTGCTGCGCTCGTCGCTGGCCTCGGTGATTCTGCGGATGAAAGCGCTGAAGCTGGACGACATCGAACAGTTTCCCTTCGTCGAGGCGCCGCCGGGACGCGCGGTGGCCGACGGCTATCACCTGCTGCAGGAGCTGGGCGCGATCGAGCAGTCGGCCGCCGACGATGGCGCCGAGGCTGCCTCGGGCGCGTCCTTTACGCTGACCCGCAGCGGCCAGGAGCTGGCCAAGCTGCCGGTGGACCCGCGCATTGGCCGCATGATCCTGGCCGCGCGCGACCAGCAGTGCCTGGCCGAGATGCTGATCATCGCCTCGGCCCTGTCGGTGCAGGATCCGCGCGACCGTCCCATGCAGGAGCGCGAGGCGGCCGAGGCCGCTCACGCCAAGTTCGCCGACGACAAGTCGGAGTTCATTTCCTTCCTGAAACTGTGGCGCTGGTACGGCGAGCAGGTGCAGCACAAGGGCTCGCAGCGCAAGCTGGTGGCGCTGCTGCGCCAGAATTTCCTGTCGCCGATCCGGCTGCGCGAGTGGCACGACGTGCATACCCAGCTGTCGGCGTTGGTGGGCGAGCAGGGCTGGCGCGTCAACCAGACCGAGGCCACTTTCGAGCAGCTGCACCTGGCGCTGCTGTCGGGCCTGCTGGGCAATATCGGCTTCAAGAGCGACGAGGGCGGCCACTACCAGGGCGCGCGCGAGATCCGCTTCCATATCCACCCCGGCTCGCGCCTGGTGAAGAAAGCGGGGCGCTGGGTGGTCGCGGCCGAGCTGGTGGAAACCACCCGGCTGTACGCGCGCTGCGTGGCGCGCATCGAGCCGACCTGGCTGGAACGGGTGGCCGAGCACCTGCTGCGCAAGAACTGGTCGGACCCGCGCTGGGAAAAGAAGGCCGGGCAGGTGGTCGCCAACGAGCGCGCCACGCTGTACGGCCTGACCATCTATACCGGCCGGCGCATCCACTACGGCCGGGTCAACCCCAGTCACGCGCGCGAGCTGTTCATCCGTCAGGCGCTGGTGCCGGGCGAGATCGATACGCGGCTGGCCTTCGTGGCGCACAACCGCAAGCTGATCGCGGGCATCGAGAAGCTGGAGCATCAGACCCGCCGGCCGGACATCCTGGTCGACGACGAGCTGATCTACGCTTTCTATGACCGCCAGCTGCCGGCCGACATCTCGCAGACCGCGACGCTGGAAAAGTGGGTGTCCGGGCTGGACAAGGCCGCCGCCGCCAAGCTCATGCTGACGCGCGACGAGCTGATGCGCCACGAGGCCGCCGGCGTCACCACCGAGGTCTTCCCCAAGAAGGTCGAGTGGCAGGGCGTGAGCATGGCGCTGGACTACCACTTCGAGCCGGGCTCGCCGCGCGATGGCGTGACGCTGTCGGTGCCGCTGTTCGCGCTGAACCAGCTCGATCCGGCGCGCTGCGAATGGCTGGTGCCGGGCATGCTGAAGGAAAAGGTGCATCTGCTGCTCAAATCGCTGCCGCAGAAGCTGCGCCGCCATTGCGTGCCGCTGCCCGACTACGCGGCGGGATTCTACGAGCGCTGGTTCGAGCGCCTGGCCGAGCCGCCGAGCGGGCTGGTCGACGCCGTGATCGCGGACATGTGGGACCAGGTGCAGGTGCGTCCGGCCCAGGCCGACTTCAAGCTGGAGACGCTGCCGGCGCACCTGTTCATGAACTTCCGCGTGGTCGACGAGCATGGCCGCATGCTGGCCGCCGGCCGCAACCTGGCGCAGCTGCGCGCCGAGTTCGGCAAGCAGGCCCAGGCCACGTTCCAGCAGCTGGCCGCGCGCGACACCGAGGTGGCGCAGGCGCTGGCGCACGAGAACCTGACCGGCTGGACCTTCGGCCCCTTGCCCGAGATCATGGAGATCAAGCGCGGCGGGCAGTCGGTGATCGGCTATCCGGCGCTGGTGGACAAGGGCGCGCATTGCGACCTGGACGTGTTCGACGATCCGGACGAGGCGCGCAAGCATCATCGCGCCGGCCTGCTGAAGCTGTTCCGGCTGGGGCTGCGCGAGCAGGTCAAGTTCCTGGAAAAGAACCTGGCCGACCTGACCAAGATCAGCATGCTCTATATGACGCTGGGCACGCAGGAGGAATTGCGCGACCAGATCATCGATTGCGCGCTGGGCCAGGCCTGCCTGGCCGAGCCCTGGCCGGTCAACCAGCAGCAGTTCGAGGCCCGGCGCGCCGACGGCAAGGGCCGGCTGGGCCTGCTGGCCCAGGAAGTGGCGCGGCTGGCCGGCGCGGTGCTGACGGAATACGCGGCGCTGCAACGCAAGCTGCCCCAGGCCAAGCCGCACGCGGCCGCCTATGCCGACCTGCAGCAGCAGCTGGGCGCGCTGATGCCCAAGTGGTTCATCCGCGACACGCCCTATGCCCAGCTGTCGCACTATCCGCGCTATCTGAAGGCGGCGGTGGCGCGCATCGACAAGCTGCGCGCCGACCCGGCCCGCGACGCCAAGCTGGTGGCCGAGATGGCGCCGCTGCTGACGCAGTACCAGCGCGCGCGTTCGGCGCTGAAGGGCGCGCCGGATCCGCGCCTGGACGAGTTCCGCTGGCTGCTGGAAGAGCTGCGGGTGGCCCTGTTCGCCCAGGAGCTGCGCACGCCGATGCCGGTGTCGGTCAAGCGGCTGATGAAGAGCTGGGAATCCATAAAGAGATGA
- a CDS encoding nitrate/sulfonate/bicarbonate ABC transporter ATP-binding protein: protein MNANTLIELHDVGKSFRAADGTARHVLEHVDFILHEGEIVALLGKSGSGKSTLLRIMAGLVNADQGTVMYRGQPVYGPAAGISMVFQSFALFPWLTAQQNVELGLEAQGVAPAERARRADEVLDLIGLGGFGGALPRELSGGMRQRVGIARALVMNPDVLLMDEAFSALDVLTGETLRDDMLELWDESRISTKGILIVSHNIEEAVMMADRIIVFASDPGRIRSQVQIGLPRPRNPDSAEVRALIDEVYALMTSRPAHGAPTPRQQGLGYRFPQTEVERMEGVLDVLAEAPFNGRADLPKLAEEAEISDDDLLPACEALGLFGLAQIDRGDIFLTPLGQRYVLADQGQKQLIFGRQLLAHVPLAAHIRHSLEQEPTGQLPEKNFLDSLEEFLKPDEAERVLKIAVEWGRYGEIYGYDYRTGVLTLPEQEPAA from the coding sequence ATGAACGCCAATACCCTGATCGAACTGCATGATGTGGGCAAGTCCTTCCGCGCCGCCGACGGCACGGCGCGGCATGTGCTGGAGCATGTGGATTTCATCCTGCATGAAGGCGAGATCGTGGCCCTGCTGGGCAAGTCCGGCTCGGGCAAGTCCACGCTGCTGCGCATCATGGCGGGCCTGGTCAATGCCGACCAGGGCACCGTCATGTACCGGGGCCAGCCGGTGTACGGCCCGGCGGCGGGCATCTCCATGGTGTTCCAGTCCTTCGCGCTGTTTCCGTGGCTGACGGCCCAGCAGAACGTGGAGCTGGGACTGGAGGCGCAGGGCGTGGCGCCGGCCGAGCGCGCCCGCCGCGCCGACGAGGTGCTGGACCTGATCGGCCTGGGTGGCTTTGGCGGGGCGCTGCCGCGCGAGCTGTCCGGCGGCATGCGCCAGCGCGTGGGCATCGCCCGGGCGCTGGTGATGAACCCCGACGTGCTGCTGATGGACGAGGCTTTCTCGGCGCTGGACGTGCTGACCGGCGAGACGCTGCGCGACGACATGCTGGAACTCTGGGACGAAAGCCGCATCTCGACCAAGGGCATCCTGATCGTCTCGCACAATATCGAGGAAGCGGTCATGATGGCCGATCGCATCATCGTGTTCGCCAGCGATCCGGGCCGCATCCGCAGCCAGGTGCAGATCGGGCTGCCCCGGCCGCGCAACCCGGATTCGGCCGAGGTGCGGGCGCTGATCGACGAGGTCTATGCGCTGATGACCTCGCGTCCGGCGCATGGCGCGCCCACGCCGCGCCAGCAGGGCCTGGGCTACCGCTTTCCGCAGACCGAGGTCGAGCGCATGGAGGGCGTGCTGGACGTGCTGGCCGAGGCGCCGTTCAACGGCCGCGCCGACCTGCCCAAGCTGGCCGAGGAAGCCGAGATCTCGGACGACGACCTGCTGCCGGCCTGCGAGGCGCTGGGCCTGTTCGGCCTGGCCCAGATCGACCGGGGCGACATCTTCCTGACGCCGCTGGGGCAGCGCTACGTGCTGGCCGACCAGGGCCAGAAGCAGCTCATCTTCGGCCGCCAGCTGCTGGCGCACGTGCCGCTGGCCGCGCATATCCGCCACAGCCTGGAGCAGGAACCGACCGGCCAGCTGCCGGAAAAGAACTTCCTGGATTCGCTGGAGGAATTCCTCAAGCCCGACGAGGCCGAGCGCGTGCTGAAGATCGCGGTGGAGTGGGGGCGCTATGGCGAGATCTACGGCTACGACTACCGGACCGGCGTGCTGACGCTGCCGGAGCAGGAGCCGGCGGCCTGA
- the argA gene encoding amino-acid N-acetyltransferase yields MPDLEPDTVSALEAPEFAPAQFVRWFREVAPYVHAFRGKTFVVAFGGELVQAGALNTLVQDLSLLSALGIRLVLVHGSRPQVNEQLRLKGYTQQFDRGLSPTDAAALECAKEAAGEIRLDIEAAFSQGLPNTPMSHSHIRVISGNFVTARPTGVLDGVDYKHTGQVRKIDVDALKFAIEKGSSVVLLSPLGFSPTGDAFNLAMEDLATSVAVALRAEKLIFLSSSHGVLNDDGTPDTELARVDADALLAAGTLDEETSYFLQFASLAVKRGVARSHLLPFSLDGSVLLEIFTHDGVGTMVVEDTLDDLRPATIDDVGAILSLIEPLEADGTLVPRPRSVIERDVENFTVLEHDGVIYGCATLHNFAEEQMAEMACLIVHPEWQGSGEGEILLRHMESRARAAGAKRLFVLTTRTSHWFIKRGFVQGGIADLPREKQHNYNRSRNSLVFIKKL; encoded by the coding sequence ATGCCCGACCTGGAACCAGACACCGTCTCCGCCCTCGAAGCCCCCGAATTCGCGCCCGCCCAATTCGTCCGATGGTTCCGAGAGGTGGCGCCCTATGTGCATGCGTTCCGAGGCAAGACGTTCGTGGTGGCGTTCGGCGGCGAGCTGGTGCAGGCCGGCGCGCTGAACACGCTGGTGCAGGATCTGTCGCTGCTGTCCGCGCTGGGCATCCGCCTGGTGCTGGTGCACGGCTCGCGTCCGCAGGTCAATGAGCAGCTGCGCCTGAAGGGCTATACCCAGCAGTTCGATCGCGGCCTGTCGCCCACCGACGCCGCCGCGCTGGAATGCGCCAAGGAAGCCGCCGGCGAGATCCGCCTGGATATCGAGGCCGCGTTCAGCCAGGGCCTGCCCAACACGCCCATGTCGCACTCGCACATCCGGGTCATCTCGGGCAACTTCGTCACGGCCCGCCCCACCGGCGTGCTGGACGGCGTGGACTACAAGCACACCGGCCAGGTCCGCAAGATCGACGTGGACGCGCTGAAGTTCGCCATCGAGAAGGGTTCGTCGGTGGTGCTGCTGTCGCCGCTGGGTTTCTCGCCCACGGGCGACGCCTTCAACCTGGCGATGGAAGACCTGGCCACCAGCGTGGCCGTGGCGCTGCGCGCCGAGAAACTCATCTTCCTGTCCAGCTCGCACGGCGTGCTGAACGACGACGGCACGCCCGACACCGAGCTGGCGCGCGTGGACGCCGACGCGCTGCTGGCCGCCGGCACGCTGGACGAGGAAACCAGCTACTTCCTGCAATTCGCCTCGCTGGCGGTCAAGCGCGGCGTGGCCCGCTCGCACCTGCTGCCCTTCTCGCTGGACGGCAGCGTGCTGCTGGAGATCTTCACCCACGACGGTGTGGGCACCATGGTGGTCGAGGACACGCTGGACGACCTGCGCCCGGCCACCATCGACGACGTCGGCGCCATCCTGAGCCTGATCGAGCCGCTGGAAGCCGACGGCACGCTGGTGCCGCGCCCGCGCAGCGTGATCGAGCGCGACGTCGAGAACTTCACCGTGCTGGAGCACGACGGCGTGATCTACGGCTGCGCCACGCTGCACAACTTCGCCGAGGAGCAGATGGCCGAGATGGCCTGCCTGATCGTGCATCCGGAATGGCAGGGCTCGGGCGAAGGCGAGATCCTGCTGCGCCACATGGAGTCGCGCGCCCGCGCGGCTGGCGCCAAGCGCCTGTTCGTGCTGACCACCCGCACCTCGCACTGGTTCATCAAGCGCGGCTTCGTGCAGGGCGGCATCGCCGACCTGCCGCGCGAAAAGCAGCACAACTACAACCGCTCGCGCAACAGCCTGGTCTTCATCAAGAAGTTGTGA
- a CDS encoding phosphocholine-specific phospholipase C, which yields MKVEPRSPHFQDLPDAIKRALAIEPDRRSGTIRDVDHVVILMQENRSFDHYFGTLPGVRGFADPHPAPTPGGDVLTQAGDGIRTGPYALQPEHRSNTPVGYITPHTWDDAQRAWNDGRMDQWLPAKGRLGMGAYGPAELPFQTALADAFTLCEAYHCSMQAGTNPNRLFLWTGANDPRGEAGGPALVNTHDRLGPAAEGYAWTTYPERLQQAGVDWRIYQDMADNFNDNPLAGFRQYRAAHAAGGDAPLRERALSTRTLQDLARDVAAGSLPQVSWIIAPAADSEHPEVSSPRAGGAYTERVLDILTCNPAVWSRCVFFVTYDENDCFYDHVPPPAPPARNDGAQSGGLSTVELDGEYHDARTGPSAGTPDDPAALHGRAFGMGPRVPMLVVSPWSRGGWVNAQVFDHTSVIRFLEARHGVMEPNISAWRRAVAGDLTSALDFSGERDHAGEPPGGHAISTRRNCALPYALEAVGRMTADGESYRLTFRNPGSAGAVLHVYDRLDLSTPPRRYTLGAGSRLDDGWRLSARGDYGLWLLGPDGFHREFRGDARDGGLLEAQLVPVSAGLRLRLINHGEAHQPMKVESRIGDGWRAVAHVQAGGAIELKYAGCEGWYDLEITVPDMPAFGRRLAGRIASGKPGVPDPRLRRGWTLAPWTPTPA from the coding sequence ATGAAAGTCGAACCGCGTTCTCCCCATTTCCAGGACCTCCCGGACGCCATCAAGCGCGCGCTGGCGATCGAGCCCGATCGCCGCAGCGGCACGATCCGGGACGTGGACCACGTCGTCATCCTGATGCAGGAGAACCGCTCCTTCGATCACTACTTCGGCACGCTGCCAGGCGTGCGCGGCTTCGCCGATCCGCATCCCGCGCCCACGCCCGGCGGCGACGTGCTGACGCAGGCCGGCGACGGCATCCGCACCGGTCCCTATGCCTTGCAGCCCGAGCATCGCAGCAACACGCCGGTGGGCTACATCACGCCGCACACCTGGGACGACGCCCAGCGCGCCTGGAACGACGGCCGCATGGACCAGTGGCTGCCCGCCAAGGGCCGTCTCGGCATGGGCGCCTACGGCCCCGCCGAGCTGCCGTTCCAGACCGCGCTGGCCGACGCCTTCACGCTGTGCGAGGCCTATCACTGCTCGATGCAGGCCGGCACCAATCCCAACCGGCTGTTCCTGTGGACCGGCGCCAACGATCCGCGCGGCGAGGCCGGCGGCCCGGCCCTGGTCAACACCCATGACCGCCTCGGCCCCGCCGCCGAGGGCTATGCCTGGACCACCTATCCCGAACGGCTGCAGCAGGCCGGCGTGGACTGGCGCATCTACCAGGACATGGCCGATAACTTCAACGACAATCCCCTGGCCGGCTTTCGCCAATACCGCGCGGCGCATGCCGCCGGCGGTGACGCGCCGCTGCGCGAGCGCGCCCTGTCGACCCGCACGCTGCAAGACCTGGCGCGCGACGTCGCCGCCGGCAGCCTGCCCCAGGTCTCGTGGATCATCGCGCCCGCCGCCGACTCCGAGCATCCGGAAGTCTCGTCGCCGCGCGCCGGCGGCGCCTACACGGAACGGGTGCTGGACATCCTCACGTGCAATCCGGCGGTCTGGAGCCGCTGCGTCTTCTTCGTCACCTACGACGAGAACGACTGCTTCTACGACCACGTGCCGCCGCCGGCCCCGCCCGCGCGCAACGACGGCGCGCAATCGGGCGGCCTGTCCACCGTGGAGCTGGACGGCGAATACCACGACGCGCGCACCGGCCCCAGCGCCGGCACGCCCGACGACCCCGCCGCCCTGCACGGCCGCGCCTTCGGCATGGGGCCGCGCGTGCCCATGCTGGTGGTGTCGCCCTGGAGCCGGGGCGGCTGGGTCAACGCGCAGGTGTTCGACCACACCTCGGTGATCCGTTTCCTGGAAGCCCGCCATGGCGTCATGGAACCCAATATCAGCGCCTGGCGCCGCGCCGTCGCCGGCGACCTGACCTCGGCGCTGGACTTCAGCGGCGAGCGCGACCACGCGGGCGAGCCGCCCGGCGGCCACGCCATCTCGACGCGCCGCAACTGCGCCCTGCCCTATGCGCTGGAAGCCGTGGGCCGCATGACGGCCGATGGCGAAAGCTACCGCCTGACCTTCCGCAATCCGGGCAGCGCGGGGGCCGTGCTGCATGTGTACGATCGCCTGGACCTGAGCACGCCGCCCCGGCGCTACACGCTGGGCGCGGGATCGCGGCTGGACGATGGCTGGCGACTGTCGGCTCGCGGCGACTACGGATTGTGGCTGCTGGGTCCGGACGGATTCCACCGCGAATTTCGCGGCGACGCCCGGGACGGCGGCCTGCTCGAGGCGCAGCTGGTGCCGGTCAGCGCCGGCCTGCGCCTGCGGCTGATCAACCATGGCGAGGCGCACCAGCCCATGAAAGTGGAATCGCGCATCGGCGACGGCTGGCGCGCGGTGGCGCACGTGCAGGCCGGCGGCGCGATCGAGCTCAAGTACGCCGGCTGCGAAGGCTGGTACGACCTGGAGATCACCGTGCCGGACATGCCGGCCTTCGGACGCCGGCTGGCGGGTCGCATCGCGTCCGGCAAGCCCGGCGTGCCGGATCCGAGGCTGCGGCGCGGCTGGACGCTGGCGCCGTGGACGCCGACGCCGGCATGA